GGGGGGCCTTGGTGGGAGCCCAGCCCTCAATGCAGCCAATGGGGCTTTAAGAGACTCTTAATCTGACCCCCAAAACCCCTCCATGTTGGCAAAAGTCTGGCCAAGAGGCAGCTGAGGTGGCTACCTCAGTgcctggaaaccccccccccccccatgaaggCCAAAAACGAATGGAAAggatcccttccctcccccacccccaagatgtCATTAGGGGCTGTCTGTTgccgcgccccccacccccgcattttTATTGAGCAGGCAGCGCAAGGACGCCTACGTCCCAACATGGCGCCGCCCAGGGCGGGGCCTCCCGCTCCGTGCGCACCCGACACTCCAGTGGGCCGTACGGTGAGGTCATAGGGAGGCGCCGAcgcggaggggcggggggaggagggagtgggatgCTGGGGGAGCTGGTGGCTGGGGCGACGGGGGGGCTCGTCCTCATTCAGGGtgagggggggagctggggggcagggggggcaatggggaagatggggggcagggggagcctggggggagggggatctaggggggaggaggaagccatgggggagttggggggcagggggaaggggagctatggggtggggagctggggggaggaggaagccaagggggagttggggggcaggggagccatggagtggggagctggggggaggggaagtctggggggagggggagctggggggggaggaggaagccatgggggagctgggggggcagggggaagaggagccatggggtggggagctgggggaaggggaagcctgGGAGAACTGGGATCTGGGGGCACGGggaggaggagcaatggggggatggggagcaatgggtggggagggggagccattgggggagcctgggagaggggggagcggggagctgggggaagcagaggggaacctggccggggtgggggggtgagcagagagagctgggggaagcagagggaaacctggccggggtgggggggtgagcagggagagctgggggaagcagaggggaacCTGGCCGGGGTGGGTGGATGagctgggggaagcagaggggaacctggccggggtgggggggtgagcagagagagctgggggaagcagagggaaacctggccggggtgggggggtgagcagggagagctgggggaagcagaggggaacCTGGCCGGGGTGGGTGGATGagctgggggaagcagaggggaacctggccggggtgggggggtgagctgggggaagcagaggagaacctggccggggtggggaggtgagcagggagagctgggggaagcagaggggaacCTGGCCGGGGTGGGTGGATGagctgggggaagcagaggggaacctggccggggtgggggggtgagctgggggaagcagaggagaacctggccggggtgggggggtgagcagggagagctgggggaagcagaggggaacCTGGccgggggaggtggagggaggggggagcagaggggaaccTGGCCGGGGGGGACGAcagggggaggtggagggaggggctggtgggaagctggaaggggaaggaggttggagagggagtggggggggggggtgtatttcCGTACTGGGGTGGGCAGATCCCCCTCTCACCGGCCCCGGGCCCTTTCCTCGCAGACACCGTTGAGTGTGAGGGCCGCAGCCTGCTCAAGACCTTTGTGGCAGCTTCAGCGCACAGGTGGGTGTGGtgcccccccaaactgccccattgccacccccaaactgtggggtggctGAGACGcacgccccctgctggcccatgGCCTGCTGTCTCCCGGCCTTCCCCCAGTGGagggggggagctgctgggtacttctgccccccaccccataacCCACAATTGCCCCTTTGATCCCTGGCGCCCCCTTATGATCTGCAGCTCCCCCACGCTCTCGGCTCATTGCTGTCTCTCCCTGCCCTTTGCATTTCCAGGGGGGAATCCGTCCACGTTTTCGGCTTTGAAATCCCCGAGGAAGAGTTCCGGGCCGGCTTCGACCCTGACGTGACTGCGCGGTGAGTCCCCCCCCCACTTACATCGTCTGCCCCACAGCTCCGCTTGTCTTCAATGCCCCCCCCGGGCCAGCACAGCACGGTCCCCTCCACTCCCGCCCCCCTCCGCAAAGCCGTCTGTGGAGCTGGGGGCTGCATTGAGACAATCGGGGACCCTCTCCATGATTTTGCCCCCCAACTTCGAGGGCAGGGGTCTGCCCCGTCGTCTCCagtgaggggcagaggagggcgtTTCTTTCCCCCCCTCAGCAGCTGAGTTGCATCAGCTTCGTCTGCCTGCGCtctcttccctccagccccacacagaaaccccccccgctggggtgggcagggacaccccccccccagtaagTGCGGCCAGAGCACAGGGTAGCTGCCTGCTCTTGGAGCAATGGGCTTAGGCTCtcggcagactcaggcagcgtcACGTCAGTTACATTGGGGCAGCTGTCCCCTCCCACAGCGTACCCCCCCCGGGTTGAcctttgacaccccccccccctcaggtTACTATACCAGGATGGCTTCACAGACCCCCTGCGCTGGACCGGGGAGGCTGGGGCCTTCGGGGCGGAGGAGTTCTCGGCCCTGGGGGTGGCCGGGCGCCTAGCACAGGGACCCGCGGGACCCGTCACCGTCGTCCTGGACTCGCTCAGCTGGCTTCTGCTGCGCCAGCCACTGGCCGCCGTCTGCCAGACGCTGGAACGGATCCCGAGGGCAGCTGCCCACgcaggtctgggagccaggactcctgggttctcttcccggccctgggaagggagtgggggctagtggggaagaggggggtggctgggagccaggactcctgggttctctccccggccctgggaagggagtgggggctagtggggaagagcggggtggctgggagccaggactcctgggttctctcccttgccctgggaagggagtgggggctagtggggtAGAGCGGggtggctgggaggcaggactcctgggttcgctcTCTGGCTCTCGGAGTGGGGGatggtgggtgagagcagggggtgctgggaggcaggactcctgggttctctccctggctcggggTGGTGCGGGGGTGTCtgacctctcccttccctccccgctcAGGCCTGCGTGTGACGAGGATCCTGGCCTTGCTCCACGGGGACCTGCACCCGCCGGGCCTGGTGGAAACCCTCCACTCCCTGGCCCGAgccgtggtgggggtggggccggccCCCGAGGGCGTGGGGAGTCGGGGGGACGTCCCCCGACTGGCCTCCATGCTGCAGCGTAAGGGGACCCGGAAGGTCCTCAAGAAGGTGGGGGAAGGCAGGCGGAGATGCCCagattggggtgtgtgtgggggggtgactggggtgggggagagggggaagcaggggttggggggatggcAGGGAGGTGATGGGTGGATATTGGGGGACAGGGACCCCCCAGatcagggggcagtgggggtttatggaggggagggggtcttgGATGGGTCGGGGTAACTTAGCAGCTGGAGTTGACTGGGGCAAGGGAGGAGACAGCCCCCCTTtgaggctggggggggcagctgtGGAGGGAAGGGGTGCTAATCTAGGGTGGGGGGGTGGCTCTGTCTCATCCTCTTCCCTCTCTTGTCCCCCCAGGAGGAATATTACACCGTCCTGGCCGGCTTCACCCCAAAAGCCCTCGGGGAGCCCACAGGGAGCATGCCCCAAGATGAGGAGGCCGAGTCCCCTTCCGCGGTATGGCCCCCCTCCCTTTCCTCATGAGGCCGGGGGTCCCCGGTTACACAGCAgtgggctcagggtggggtggaggatcAGCAGGTATCTGGACACCAGAGCACCCCAAACTCTGCTCCTTCCCAAATCCCAGCTTAGCTGCCCCCCCAGCCACTGGGGAGCTGGCAGTTAGGTGGTGGagtcttggggggcaggagggcggtGTGGTGGGATGGAGGATCTTACAGGTGAGGGGTGTGGGAGTTAGCAGAGATCTGAGGGGCAGGGTGGGTTCAGGGGTTTTTGGGGGGCAGCAGTGAGTGGGGAGAACTGAATGTCCCAGGGGTGCTGATTTGGGGAAGGGTCTCGGGGGAAGGGAGGATTTGGAGGTCCTGGGGGTGCTGGTTGAGGTTGTGGGGTGTCTCAGGGGATTAGGGGGGGATATGGGGTCCTGGGGTGTGGGTTCGGGAACAGGGTAGTGGGGgtttgtggggcaggggatgggggggcattgaggggtggggttgggggctgtctgAGTGCAGGGGGGGCTCTGGAGTTCTGGGGAGAATCTCTATCTACACTGTGGCCCCCTCTAGCCAAGCTGTCCCCCCACGGAGGGAGGTGACCCCGTGGGGTGACtcataagggggggggggatgccctgcccccccccccccccaggcagtgTGTGTGATGGGCGTCTCCACCCCCCCAGGCGGACCCCACCGCCAACTTGACCTTCAACCTGCGGCTGTCGGACACGGAGCGCCAGGCCCGGGAcgggctgctgctgcccttccACTTCACCGCCCAAAAGTGAGTGGGGCGCGTGCCCCCGGAGAGACCCCCCCCCGGaggccccctgcctcccctctgcacccctcctggaTGCCCCCCATCTCCGATCTGTacccccctccccggggggaTGCCTCATCAactccctctgctctgcacccTCCCCCAAGGGAGGTGCCCCCTGGACACCCCCTACCTCCGCTCTGCACCCCCCTTCGGGGCAggacccccccccacctgcctctgctctgcactGGAACCCTCTTGCCCCGACGTCCTTTCTGCCCTGATACCCACCAAATTACCCTGGCCTccgtcctgccccgccccttcccagcgCTCCTCTGCCTCCCCGAATCCTCCCGATACccgtcctgccccccagccatcCCTCCTCTGCCGCCCCCTGCATCTCTGGTTCCGTGGGagctgacccccccgcccccccgtcctTCCCCGTGGTAGGAAGTcgtccctgctggaggcctcggCCAACGCCGGGAAGATCTTCTACGAACCGGACGCCGCGGACGACCTGGACGAGGAGGATCCGGACGACGACCTGGACGTGTGAGAGccgagggggtgtgtgtgtgtggggggctcccccctcccccaaatggaCCCCCGGATCTCGGCCTCCCAGCAGGAACCTTCAGAGAGATCCGTGACCGAGCCCGACTCCGGCGCCACTGTGTCTGCCACGGGGGGCTACCCAGGAGCGCCCCGTGGCCCCCCACCCACGTGCCCCCGCCCAGGGCTGTGTCTGCGGTCTGTGGGCTGTTGACTGGGGTTGGCATCTGTCCGCCGAGAAGTGGGGCTGAGCCgtgttcccctccccactgcacccacgccagccccccacccccgtccctacCACCCTCTCCTGCCGTGGCATGGGGCGAGACTTCCATAAAGAAAGGGTGGATGGGAAAccgcgccccctagaggggacaggcccctgccccatttcccgaccccctgagccagccagtccccgccctggggccggattgGAACTCCCCCCTCAGTTTGCAGCGGTCGGACTCATCCCTCTTCAGTCCAGAGAGGGCCCCCAGGCCCTTAAAACGAGCCACTTTCCCCTTTTTGGTAGGACCtacaaaaaaacaccccaacagCTCCTGCTGCCACCGCCTCCACCCGACCCCAGCGTTTTCCCCTTGCTGGTGTAAACCATGTGCCTCGTTCAGCAGGGAAATGAAACTGAAGCTCGTTAAGAGCGGTGCATGGTGGGTGGAGCGACACtggtggaggaagaggagaatcctgggtgggaggggagtgggggctggtgggttacagcagggggggctgggatccaggactcctgggttctctccccggctctgggaggggagtgggggctggtgctTAGAGTAGGGGatgctaggagccaggactcctgggttctctccccagctctgggaggggagtgggggctggtgattggagcagggggggctgggagccagaagtcctgggttctactcccatctCCACCATGGGGCTGAGAGTCTTGGTAGTGAAGAGTGGGTGGGGGGGCCGCAGTCTCCAACACTTTAGTGGGGGGGATCCCCTTCTGTCCCTGGGAGAGGGCAACCCCAATCCAGCCCGATCATGCTCCGTCAATCCTTGGTGCACCGGGGGGCTTGTACCCCAGAATCTTTCCAGTCCtgtaaaaggggggggggaagcagttgACGGGCAGACTGTGAGGGGGGAACAGCCGCAGAGGGGGCATTGGCTTACTTAACCATTCCCCAAGGAAGGCCATGTGGTGTAGGGAGGGCCAGCCATGGCCGGCTGAGTCCCGAACCCGGGGGCTGCCGCACggggagggtctgggtgtggggctgaAGGGCGGGGCGCTCCGGGGCTAGTTTATTCGGGTGGTCGGCGGTCAAAACCCCTGACAGCGTGCTATCTCGGTGCTTCGGTCAATAAACGTCGCCTCGATTTCCCCGGAGACCCGTGTGGGTGCTGTGTGTCCGGCGGAGGGGGGCGGGGTCcagctggctgggggcggggcgctgATCTTTGGAGGCGGACCACGGATTggaggctggggcggggcctTGTGTTGCCCGTGGCTTGGGGAGGTGGCCCTCTGGGTGGCACAGACCAGGGCGGGTGGTAGCCTGACACCCACCCCGGCTCCCTGAGCTCATCTATTCTGGCCGTCTGGCCCAGCCCTCTTTCCCAGGCTCCGCCCACTTGCCTCCTTCAGGCCACGCCCCTCTCTGGTGGACCCACCCACTGTCCCCTTGCCTCCCCGTGACTCCGCCTCTTTCTGATGACCCCACCCACTTGCCCCCTCAAGCCCCGCCCCTTTTTGCCATTCCCAACGGCTGTCTCTGGCCACGCCCCCTTCTGATGGTCCCACCCACTGTCCTCCTGGGTCCTCCCTCTTGTCTCCCCGTGACCCCCACCTCTTTTCGCTGGCCCCACTTGTCTCAAGCCCTGCCCCAACTGCTGTCTCTGGACACGCCCCCTTGCTCTGGCCCCTCCCACTTTGCCTCTCCGCAGGCCACGCCCCTTTCTGATGGTCCTGCCCACTGAccgcctgccccgccccccagcttgCCCCCCTCAAGCCATGCCCCTTTTGTTCGTCCCAACTCCTGTctctggccccgcccactgccTCCCTTGACCACGCCCCTTTCTGATGGCTCCACCTACTGTCTCTGGgcccatgccgtggccccctcccccttgccTCCCTGTGACCCCGCCTCTTTCTAATGGCCACACCCACTTGCCCCCTTATGCCCCGCCCCTTTTCCCAACGGCCGCCTCTGGCCACACCCACTTTCTCTGACACCCCCCGTCTCCCCCGCGGGCTACGCCCCTTTCTGATGGTcctgccccctggccccacccacttGTCCACCCCCTCCAAGCCCTGCCCCTTTTTTGCGCCAGTTCCCAACGGCTCTcgctggccccgcccccttccctccggccccgccccctttGTCCTCCCCAGCCGTTGGTCTCCCTTTCAGCCCcgccccctttcccctgccacctcccactCGTCTCGCCCCCCTCGCGCCGCCCAGTTTGGCGCATGCGCGCGCCGCATCCGCTCGAGACCCCGCCCTCCTCTTTCCGCGCGGGCCGGGCCTTATttggcgcgcgcgcgcgcgcggccCCCCCCCTCCGCTTCCGTCCTCACGCGCGGCGCGACCCCTCACCCGGAAGTGGTTCGACCGGAAACGAATCCGCCGCCGGCGGACGGactcaagggggggggggcggcccagCAGCGGCGGCCGCTGAGCCCGACGGGAGCCAGGCGCGAGACCGACCCCCCCCAgcggacccccccgccccctcctctccccgagctctgcccctcccccctcgccccgCGCCCGCCCCCCGCCGGCTCGCGGCCCCGTGGCCCGGCCCGGGCGCGAAGCTGGCGGAGctgggccgggcggggggcggcggggccggggccggggccgggatGATGCGGACTCAGTGTCTGCTCGGCCTGCGGACCTTCGTGGCCTTCGCCACCAAGCTCTGGAGCTTCCTGCTCTACCTGCTGCGGCGCCAGGTCCGCACCGTGAGTGCcggcgggggggccgggggggtctggggagcggggcctgggggcagcagaGTAACGggacctggggcagggctggggggggggaaccggGGGGGGACCCATGGAGcgggacctggggtggggggacctgggGGGCAACTCGGGAGCGAGGCTGGGGGGGGTGGATAGCGGGGCCTGGGGGGCAACAGAGTAActggacctggggtggggggcagggctgggggggacctggggggcagctgtggagcggggctggggggggaaccCAGGGGAGGGACCCATGGAGctggacctggggtggggggacctgggGGGCAACTCGGGAGTGAGGCTGGGATGGGAGCCTGAGGGGGTAGCAGGGCTGGGGTTGGACTTGGCGGGGGGGCAACTCAGGAGTGACGCTGAGGGGGGGGATAGTGGGGCCTGGGGAGCAGCAGAGTAAtgggacctggggtggggggcggggagggcagggctggggggggatccaggGGGCAACTTGGgactgaggctggggtgggggggggaacagggatGGGGCCTGGGGTTGGacttggctggggggggggcctggaggcagggctggggggggaatcCGGGGAGCGGGAAGTGGGGGGAGAGCATGACTGGAGGAGCGGACCTGGGGGGCAACTCGGGAgcgaggcttggggggggggatactggggcctgggggcagcagagtaacgggacctggggtggggggcagggcagggctgggggggggacctggggggcagctgtggagcggggctggggggggaaccCGGGGGGGACGACCCATGGAGCTGGACCTGACGTGGGGGGACCTGGGGGGCAACTCGGGAGTGAGGCTGGGATGGGAGCCTGGGGGGGTAACAGGGTAGCAGGGCTGGGGTTggacttggcggggggggggggcggcctgGGGGGCA
This portion of the Chelonia mydas isolate rCheMyd1 unplaced genomic scaffold, rCheMyd1.pri.v2 scaffold_113_arrow_ctg1, whole genome shotgun sequence genome encodes:
- the ELP5 gene encoding elongator complex protein 5; this translates as MLGELVAGATGGLVLIQDTVECEGRSLLKTFVAASAHRGESVHVFGFEIPEEEFRAGFDPDVTARLLYQDGFTDPLRWTGEAGAFGAEEFSALGVAGRLAQGPAGPVTVVLDSLSWLLLRQPLAAVCQTLERIPRAAAHAGLRVTRILALLHGDLHPPGLVETLHSLARAVVGVGPAPEGVGSRGDVPRLASMLQRKGTRKVLKKEEYYTVLAGFTPKALGEPTGSMPQDEEAESPSAADPTANLTFNLRLSDTERQARDGLLLPFHFTAQKKSSLLEASANAGKIFYEPDAADDLDEEDPDDDLDV